From a region of the Pseudoclavibacter endophyticus genome:
- the pknB gene encoding Stk1 family PASTA domain-containing Ser/Thr kinase: protein MIGRLIDGRYQIRSLIARGGMATVYVATDLRLERRVAIKIMHDHLAADDNFRARFIREARAAAKLQHPNVVNVYDQGEDQSFAYIVMEYVPGITLRDLLHDHHRLTSEQAIDVMDAVLSGLQAAHRVGIVHRDLKPENVLLADDGRIKLSDFGLARAASANTASGQVLLGTIAYLSPELVTKGTAGIRSDIYSLGIMMYEMLTGEQPYRGDQPVNIAYRHANEDVPPPSDVQPDVPGELDDLVAWATERDPDERPADAGAMLAALRQAESDLSGRPGSTPSTVAGVPIGNESRDPIIASGESVNWDDWRDGEPTDPSTQVLVATDTSEDNDSQALWAGLVQRDGGDLVAVDDAAHGEPAEPQTRTRARRRWLAASIVIVLVLALVGGGAGWYFLAGPGSYEATPDVKGQSLEEAQANIEALGFAVGEVAEEPSLETPEGQVMRMSPDAGVNAAPGTLIDLVVSSGPAVIEVPDVVGLTETQAQFAIEQAGFTYDENTTIYQFSDVKAGDVLAATDGQGGPLPAEMAEQQPIRLVVSAGIVPDVVGYGQGSAIQQLEDVGLKGEVAANQYSDNVPAGNVVAATATTDPVRPGDTINLTVSLGPEPIVQVPDVVGMTVSQAVSALEAAGFKADHKVAPPLVGIAVVTAQTPGANTEVPESDVANTTVQLTVR, encoded by the coding sequence ATGATCGGCCGTTTAATCGACGGTCGGTACCAGATCCGGTCGCTCATCGCCCGCGGCGGCATGGCTACCGTGTACGTCGCGACCGACCTGCGCCTCGAGCGCCGCGTCGCGATCAAGATCATGCACGACCACCTCGCTGCCGACGACAATTTCCGCGCCAGGTTCATCCGTGAGGCGCGTGCGGCAGCGAAGCTGCAACATCCCAACGTCGTCAACGTGTACGACCAGGGCGAGGACCAGTCGTTCGCGTACATCGTCATGGAGTACGTGCCGGGCATCACGCTCCGCGACCTCTTGCACGACCACCATCGCCTGACCTCAGAGCAGGCCATCGATGTGATGGACGCGGTGCTGTCCGGCCTTCAGGCCGCGCACCGCGTCGGCATCGTCCACCGCGACCTCAAGCCCGAGAACGTGCTGCTCGCCGACGATGGCCGCATTAAGCTCAGCGACTTCGGGCTCGCGCGGGCTGCGAGCGCCAACACCGCGTCGGGCCAGGTGCTGCTCGGCACGATCGCGTACCTCAGCCCAGAGCTCGTGACGAAGGGCACCGCAGGCATCCGCAGCGACATCTATTCGCTCGGCATCATGATGTACGAGATGCTCACGGGCGAGCAGCCGTACCGCGGCGACCAGCCCGTCAACATCGCCTACCGGCACGCGAACGAGGACGTGCCGCCGCCGAGTGACGTGCAACCAGACGTGCCGGGCGAGCTCGACGACCTCGTTGCGTGGGCGACGGAGCGCGACCCCGATGAGCGGCCGGCCGACGCGGGCGCCATGCTCGCCGCGCTGCGACAGGCCGAGTCCGATCTCAGCGGGAGGCCGGGCTCTACCCCGTCCACCGTTGCGGGGGTGCCGATCGGCAACGAGTCCCGCGACCCGATCATCGCCAGCGGCGAATCCGTGAACTGGGATGACTGGCGCGACGGCGAGCCGACCGACCCGTCGACGCAGGTGCTCGTCGCGACCGACACGTCGGAGGACAATGATTCGCAGGCCCTCTGGGCCGGGCTCGTACAGCGCGACGGTGGCGATCTGGTTGCGGTCGATGATGCGGCCCACGGCGAGCCGGCCGAGCCGCAGACCCGCACGCGCGCGCGGCGTCGGTGGCTCGCGGCGTCGATCGTCATCGTGCTCGTGCTCGCCCTCGTCGGCGGTGGCGCCGGCTGGTACTTCCTCGCCGGGCCCGGCTCCTACGAGGCGACGCCCGATGTCAAGGGCCAGTCGCTCGAGGAGGCGCAGGCAAACATCGAGGCGCTCGGATTCGCGGTCGGCGAGGTAGCCGAGGAGCCGTCGCTCGAGACTCCCGAGGGACAGGTCATGCGCATGTCGCCCGACGCCGGCGTCAACGCCGCGCCGGGCACGCTCATCGACCTGGTCGTGTCGTCGGGCCCGGCGGTGATCGAGGTTCCGGACGTTGTGGGCCTGACCGAGACGCAGGCGCAGTTCGCGATCGAGCAGGCCGGGTTCACGTACGACGAGAACACGACGATCTATCAGTTCTCCGATGTCAAGGCGGGCGATGTGCTCGCGGCGACGGACGGACAGGGCGGCCCCCTGCCCGCAGAGATGGCCGAGCAGCAGCCGATCCGTCTTGTCGTGTCGGCCGGTATCGTCCCCGACGTCGTCGGCTACGGACAGGGCAGCGCAATTCAGCAGCTCGAGGACGTCGGCCTGAAGGGCGAGGTCGCGGCCAACCAGTACTCCGACAACGTGCCTGCCGGCAACGTCGTCGCGGCGACGGCGACGACCGACCCCGTTCGGCCCGGAGACACGATCAACCTGACGGTCTCGCTCGGCCCCGAGCCGATCGTGCAGGTGCCGGATGTCGTGGGCATGACCGTCTCGCAGGCCGTGTCGGCGCTCGAAGCCGCAGGGTTCAAGGCCGACCACAAGGTGGCTCCCCCGCTCGTCGGCATCGCCGTCGTCACGGCGCAGACACCGGGCGCGAACACCGAGGTGCCCGAGAGCGACGTCGCCAACACGACGGTTCAGCTCACGGTGCGGTAG
- the rsmH gene encoding 16S rRNA (cytosine(1402)-N(4))-methyltransferase RsmH, protein MTDSTPATPNGSEADRSHAAADVHVPVLRDRCVDLLAPALEAPGAVVVDATLGMGGHAEALLERCPTVRLVGFDRDTDALDLARRRLERFGDRASFVHAVFDELEPALDDLGISAINGVLFDLGVSSLQLDQPERGFSYARDAPLDMRMDQSAGTTAADILASYTEAELRDLFYRYGDEKLAPRYASRIVAARERAPIRTTAALVDVLQAATPAALRASGHPAKRVFQALRVEVNSELAAIERAVPAAMRRLAVGGRIVVMSYQSLEDRLVKRFFQRASTSTAPARLPVELPEHRPEFALLVRGAERAGESEAAMNPRAIPVRLRGAERVLRHES, encoded by the coding sequence ATGACCGACTCGACACCAGCGACGCCGAACGGCAGCGAGGCGGACCGCTCACACGCGGCCGCCGACGTTCACGTCCCCGTGCTCCGCGACCGCTGCGTCGATCTCTTGGCGCCCGCACTTGAGGCCCCAGGCGCCGTGGTCGTCGACGCGACGCTCGGCATGGGCGGTCACGCCGAGGCGCTCCTCGAGCGGTGCCCGACCGTACGCCTCGTCGGGTTCGACCGGGACACCGACGCCCTGGACCTCGCTCGGCGCAGACTCGAGCGATTCGGCGACCGGGCCTCGTTCGTCCACGCGGTGTTCGACGAGCTCGAGCCCGCCCTCGACGACCTCGGCATCTCCGCCATTAACGGTGTGCTGTTCGACCTCGGCGTCTCGTCGCTGCAGCTCGACCAGCCCGAGCGGGGATTCTCGTACGCACGCGACGCTCCGCTCGACATGAGAATGGATCAGTCGGCCGGCACGACCGCGGCCGACATCCTCGCCTCGTACACCGAGGCGGAGCTGCGGGACCTTTTCTACCGGTACGGCGACGAGAAGCTCGCGCCCAGGTACGCGAGCCGCATCGTCGCCGCGCGCGAGCGGGCCCCCATCCGCACGACGGCCGCGCTCGTCGACGTGCTGCAAGCCGCGACGCCCGCCGCCCTCCGCGCGTCCGGTCATCCGGCGAAACGGGTGTTCCAGGCGCTGCGCGTCGAGGTGAACAGCGAGCTCGCGGCGATCGAGCGCGCCGTGCCGGCGGCGATGCGGCGGCTCGCCGTCGGCGGGCGCATCGTTGTCATGTCGTACCAGTCGTTGGAAGACCGGCTCGTCAAGCGATTCTTCCAACGCGCATCCACGTCGACCGCCCCCGCCAGGCTTCCCGTCGAGCTGCCGGAGCATCGCCCCGAGTTCGCCCTGCTCGTCCGCGGCGCCGAGCGGGCCGGCGAATCCGAGGCCGCCATGAATCCGCGAGCCATCCCCGTGCGTCTGCGCGGGGCCGAGCGAGTTCTGAGGCACGAGTCATGA
- a CDS encoding DUF3040 domain-containing protein, protein MALSEQEQRLLDEMERHLYQNEADVMSTAPRSAQTVSTRSIVLAILAVAVGLGIVMVGLSFQQPVIGIAGFVVMLLGVLLAFRRGNRKAGTESGSGDDVPTATTAKGSNATKGGATGGATAQGGGFMDRLEDRWDRRRNGD, encoded by the coding sequence ATGGCACTCTCCGAGCAAGAGCAGCGACTGCTCGATGAGATGGAACGGCATCTCTATCAGAACGAGGCCGACGTGATGTCGACCGCGCCTCGGTCGGCTCAGACCGTCTCGACCCGATCCATCGTGCTCGCCATCCTCGCGGTCGCGGTCGGCCTCGGCATCGTGATGGTCGGGCTCTCGTTCCAGCAGCCCGTCATCGGCATCGCCGGATTCGTCGTGATGCTGCTCGGCGTGCTGCTCGCATTCCGTCGCGGCAACCGCAAGGCGGGCACCGAGAGCGGCTCGGGCGACGACGTGCCGACCGCCACGACGGCCAAGGGGTCGAACGCGACGAAGGGCGGCGCCACCGGCGGCGCGACCGCACAGGGGGGCGGCTTCATGGATCGCCTCGAAGACCGCTGGGATCGTCGCCGCAACGGTGACTGA
- a CDS encoding SDR family NAD(P)-dependent oxidoreductase: MTETRVAMITGCGKPDGAGQGIARRLADDGFAIVATDRAPAGVPNAGQVVATAESGLDRLVADLRAGGTEAVAVLGDIGERDDVERMFAEVDAAFGRLDVLVNNAAMPQGPDRADVAEVPLEAWDESLRINLTGTFLMCRAAIARMRERRYGRIVNISSMAGITPAARSAAYSATKAGVLGLTRALAMDVAAWGITVNAIAPGLVGTSRSMLGRSEQDREQVLAQWADRIAVGRVGMPEDVGNAVSFFADERTSHVTAQVLQLDGGGSNTFGGSKPPEKQ, from the coding sequence ATGACCGAGACCCGCGTCGCGATGATCACCGGATGCGGAAAGCCGGACGGAGCGGGGCAGGGGATCGCCCGCAGGTTGGCCGACGACGGGTTCGCGATCGTCGCGACGGACCGCGCGCCGGCCGGTGTGCCGAACGCGGGGCAGGTCGTCGCGACAGCGGAGTCGGGGCTCGACCGGCTCGTCGCCGACCTGAGGGCGGGCGGCACCGAGGCGGTCGCGGTGCTCGGCGACATCGGGGAGCGCGATGACGTCGAGCGCATGTTCGCCGAGGTCGACGCCGCGTTCGGGCGGCTCGACGTGCTCGTGAACAACGCCGCGATGCCGCAGGGTCCCGACCGCGCCGACGTCGCCGAGGTGCCGCTCGAGGCCTGGGACGAGTCGCTGCGTATCAACCTCACCGGCACGTTCCTCATGTGCCGCGCCGCCATCGCCAGGATGCGCGAGCGGCGGTACGGCCGCATCGTCAACATCTCCTCCATGGCCGGTATCACGCCCGCCGCACGCTCTGCCGCGTACTCGGCGACGAAGGCGGGCGTCCTCGGACTCACGCGCGCGCTCGCGATGGACGTCGCCGCGTGGGGGATCACCGTCAACGCCATCGCACCCGGCCTGGTCGGAACGAGCCGCTCGATGCTCGGGCGCTCGGAGCAGGACCGTGAGCAGGTGCTCGCGCAGTGGGCAGATCGCATCGCCGTCGGCCGCGTCGGGATGCCCGAAGACGTCGGCAACGCCGTGTCGTTCTTCGCCGATGAGCGAACGAGCCACGTCACGGCGCAGGTGCTGCAGCTCGACGGCGGTGGGTCGAACACGTTCGGCGGGAGCAAGCCGCCCGAGAAGCAGTAG
- a CDS encoding LysM peptidoglycan-binding domain-containing protein, translating into MTIAMDPTHPLAAALRLGARRLADATHPRRRAARAAAATVTAAASPRAPRTYRVRPGDTAASIAIAHGLSAASLLVRNGMRLRDEPVPGTELIVERGGAGCREARRLEPVDITRHAVMPGESVADLCRRFGVSTRVLLAANGLATASCVTPGVVLVVPTSTDPRDTGEVPVDAGTTAGGGASGVSGRSR; encoded by the coding sequence ATGACGATCGCGATGGACCCCACTCACCCCCTCGCCGCCGCGCTGCGTCTCGGCGCGCGACGACTCGCCGACGCCACCCACCCCCGGCGCCGCGCAGCGCGGGCGGCCGCAGCGACGGTCACTGCAGCGGCGTCGCCGCGCGCGCCGCGCACGTACCGCGTCAGGCCCGGCGACACGGCCGCGTCAATCGCGATCGCGCACGGCCTCAGCGCGGCATCGCTGCTCGTGCGCAACGGCATGCGGCTGCGCGATGAGCCCGTCCCCGGGACCGAACTCATTGTCGAGCGGGGTGGTGCCGGCTGCCGTGAAGCGCGGCGCCTCGAGCCCGTTGACATCACGCGGCACGCGGTGATGCCAGGTGAAAGCGTTGCGGACCTGTGCCGGCGCTTCGGCGTCTCGACCCGTGTCCTCCTGGCCGCGAACGGACTCGCGACCGCGTCGTGCGTGACGCCGGGGGTCGTGCTCGTCGTGCCCACGTCGACGGACCCGCGCGACACCGGCGAAGTGCCGGTCGACGCGGGAACCACGGCCGGCGGCGGCGCCAGCGGAGTTTCTGGGCGCAGCCGATGA
- a CDS encoding polyprenyl synthetase family protein, whose amino-acid sequence MTDSSVLVDLVNARLAKLIAEQRERFEGISRELDAVFGHARRFTAGGKRLRAQFCAAGFRAMGAADAPALPDAAAALELFHAAALAHDDVIDRSDTRRGAPSTHRAFEAHHGASGWAGDGARFGEAAAILVGDLLLTWSDDLFVAACAAVDPTAAEAARGEISRMRVEVTLGQYLDVAEEHAWPTVPVGERAERAITIAVSKSARYSIEAPLVIGARLAGADDERVDAIRAFGTPLGLAFQLRDDVLGVFGDAEIMGKPAGDDLREGKRTYLIARFSDRSSDAEREWFDARLGRDDLDEATVAELQRRIRGCGALDDVEAEIARLLGEALTALDSAGLDAASRGMLERLARRTAARDY is encoded by the coding sequence GTGACTGATAGTTCCGTGCTGGTAGACCTCGTGAACGCTCGCCTCGCGAAGTTGATCGCCGAGCAGCGCGAGCGGTTTGAAGGTATCAGTCGCGAGCTCGATGCCGTCTTTGGGCACGCCCGACGATTCACGGCGGGCGGCAAGCGACTGCGAGCCCAGTTCTGCGCCGCGGGTTTCCGCGCGATGGGCGCCGCCGACGCGCCCGCGCTGCCCGACGCCGCGGCCGCGCTCGAGCTCTTCCACGCCGCCGCCCTCGCGCACGACGACGTCATCGACCGATCCGATACTCGGCGCGGAGCCCCCTCGACGCATCGCGCCTTCGAGGCCCACCACGGGGCGTCCGGCTGGGCGGGCGACGGGGCGCGGTTCGGTGAGGCGGCCGCGATCCTCGTGGGCGACCTCCTGTTGACCTGGAGCGATGACCTCTTCGTCGCGGCGTGCGCTGCCGTCGACCCGACCGCGGCGGAGGCCGCACGCGGCGAGATCTCGCGGATGCGGGTCGAGGTGACACTGGGGCAGTACCTCGACGTGGCGGAGGAGCATGCCTGGCCGACGGTGCCCGTCGGCGAGCGAGCCGAGCGAGCCATCACGATCGCGGTCTCCAAGTCGGCCCGGTACAGCATCGAGGCACCGCTCGTGATCGGCGCCAGACTCGCCGGCGCCGACGACGAACGGGTCGACGCGATTCGCGCCTTCGGCACGCCACTCGGCCTCGCCTTCCAGTTGCGCGACGACGTGCTTGGCGTCTTCGGCGACGCGGAGATCATGGGTAAGCCCGCGGGCGACGATCTGCGCGAGGGCAAGCGCACGTATCTCATCGCGCGCTTCTCTGACCGGTCGAGCGACGCCGAGCGCGAGTGGTTCGACGCCCGCCTCGGGCGCGACGACCTCGACGAGGCCACCGTTGCCGAGCTGCAGCGCCGCATCCGCGGCTGCGGCGCGCTCGACGACGTCGAGGCCGAGATCGCCCGATTGCTCGGCGAGGCGCTGACGGCGCTCGATTCGGCGGGGTTGGACGCTGCATCGCGCGGGATGCTCGAGCGCCTCGCTCGCCGAACGGCGGCGCGCGACTACTGA
- the mraZ gene encoding division/cell wall cluster transcriptional repressor MraZ: MFLGTYSPKLDEKGRLILPAKFRDELEGGLVMTRGQDRCVYVFSNAEFQDLHDRIRQAPVTSKQARDYLRLLLSGAHAEVPDKQGRVTIPAQLRQYAGLGRELAVIGAGTRAEVWDATAWNDYVTENEAAFSETAEEVIPGLF, from the coding sequence ATGTTTCTCGGCACGTACTCGCCGAAGCTCGACGAGAAGGGCCGGCTCATCCTGCCGGCCAAGTTCCGCGACGAGCTCGAGGGCGGCCTCGTGATGACCCGCGGGCAGGATCGCTGCGTGTACGTGTTCTCGAACGCCGAGTTCCAAGATCTGCACGACCGCATCCGCCAGGCGCCCGTCACGAGCAAACAGGCGCGTGACTACCTCCGCCTGTTGCTCTCCGGCGCTCACGCCGAGGTGCCCGACAAGCAGGGTCGCGTCACGATCCCCGCGCAGCTGCGCCAGTACGCCGGCCTCGGCCGTGAGCTTGCCGTCATCGGGGCCGGCACCCGCGCCGAGGTGTGGGACGCGACCGCGTGGAACGACTACGTGACCGAGAACGAGGCCGCATTCTCCGAGACCGCCGAGGAGGTGATCCCCGGACTCTTCTGA
- a CDS encoding Rv2175c family DNA-binding protein: MSDASAPSVSAVYAAREWLTLPQVGDLLGLSAGKVSRLVQERHLLSLRIDGEPRVPADFLKDGEPVPGLRGTLILLFDAGLSDDEIMTWLLTDDDALGAAPVDALREGRKTQVRHSVQLLAI; encoded by the coding sequence GTGTCTGACGCGTCCGCTCCCTCCGTGTCCGCCGTGTACGCCGCTCGTGAGTGGCTGACGCTCCCGCAGGTCGGTGACCTGCTCGGGCTCTCCGCCGGCAAGGTCTCGAGACTCGTGCAGGAACGGCATCTGCTCAGTCTCCGCATCGACGGCGAACCCCGGGTGCCGGCCGACTTCCTCAAGGATGGCGAGCCCGTTCCCGGCCTTCGCGGCACGCTCATACTGCTGTTCGATGCCGGACTCAGCGACGACGAGATCATGACCTGGCTGCTCACCGACGACGACGCGCTCGGCGCGGCGCCCGTGGACGCCCTGCGCGAGGGCCGCAAGACGCAGGTCCGCCACAGCGTGCAACTCCTCGCGATCTAG